The DNA sequence GGTACGGCGACACTGACCGCCGCCGGACTGGCCTGCTGCCAGCGGGTGAGCGCCGAGACCAGGTCCGGTGCCGGGACCGCCCCGGCCGGAATCCGGACGATGATCTCGCCCTTCGCGGTGCCGACCTGGTCGGCGAAGTCGCTGTCGGCGGTGACGGTGACGATCTGCAACAGCCGGTCCGGGTACCGCTGCTGGCGCAGCGCGGCGACGGTACGGGCGGCGCCCGCCGGGTCGCCACCGTCACCGACGACCAGCACGCTCACCTGGGCGGTGGGCGCCGGGTGACCGGGCTCCACGGGGGCGATCAGGGTCCAGTCGTTGTGTGGTGACGGAGCGGCGGACACGGCACCAGGCAGGGACACGCGTGCAGCGTACCGGAAGCCTGGCCGGTAGCCTCTGCCGTGATGTGGGTCGGCGTCGCGAGCGTCGGCCCGACGTGGTGCTCCGAGCCGGAACGACAAGGTGGCGCAGGGTGGCGGAGAATGCGGTGGGTGGCGTCGTGCGCGGCGGGAGCCCCGATCACCGGCGCTGGTGGTGGCGGGTCCGATTGACTGATCGACCGGACGGCCGCCCGGTGTCCGGGCCGACCACCGGGGCGGCCCGCCGGGCGCTGGTGGACGCCGACTCGGTGGCGGCGCTGCGCCGCCTGCTGGCTGAGCCGGCCGCGGCCACGCCGACCCGCCAGCTGGTGGTCCGGGTACGCCGTTGGCGTCCGCCGACCGCCGGCTGGTCCGGCCGGCTGGGCCCGGTACCGGGCCTGCGGCGGCACCGGGTGCGGCTGCCGCGCGGTGGCGGCAACGCACGGCTGAGCGTCGATCTGGCCGAGCCGGTCCCGCTGCACGATCTGCTCACCGCCGCGCTGGCGGTGCTGGCGCCGGTCCGGCCGTTGCCCCGACCGGCCAGCGCCGACGTCGCGGCGGTCGGGGTGGCGCCCGGCTGGCTGCCGGTCGACGCCAACCACTCGGTGACCGGGGCGCTGACGACGAACCCCGAGATCCGCGGGTACGACGTGGTGCTCGCCCCGGACGCGGCGACGCTGGCCGCGCCGTCGGACCTGGTCGGGGTAGCGGTGACCGCCGGTGGCACCGGTGCCCGGGTGGCCAACCGGCAGCCGCTGGTGCTGATCGATTCGGCGGTGGCGAACCCGGTCGGCCGGGGCCGCCGCTACGGGCCGACGGAGCCGACCGGGGTGCTGGAGTTCCTGCCCGGCGACCCGGTGCCGGGCTGGCAGGTGCGGCCGGCTGAGTCCGTCCCCGCCCCGGCGAATCCGGCACCGGTCGGGGCGGATTCCCCGGCAGCCGGTGCGGTGCCGGCGGCGCGCGGCGGGTTGGCCGGCGTGCCGCTGTCCGGCGACCAGCTGGCGGCCATCCGCCGGTTCACCCATCTGATCTGCCCCGACGTGCCGGCGGTCGCGCCGGCGGCGGAGGCGACGCTGCTCGCCCAGCTGGCGGCGACCGGTGCCGTGCTGCGGGTGCCGCAGCTGCCGCCGGCAGTGGCGGACCGGCTGGCCGAGCCGCTGCTGGCGGTGCTGCACAGCGACCTGCCCGGGGTCGGCGCGGATCCGTTGGAGTGGGAGATCCGCAGCGTACGGCAGCGGTCGGCGGCGTTGCGTGGGCACGCCGCCGCGTTCGCCGCCGGTGACGTCACCGCCGACACGTTTCCGGCGTTGGCGGCGCCGCCGTCGGTGAGTGCGGTGCTGGTCACCCGGCGGCCCGAGTACCTGCCGGACGTGGTGCGGCAGCTGGCCGGACAGACCTACCCGGAGTTGGAGATCGTGCTCTGCCTGCACGGTATCGAGTTGACGGCGGACCTGCGGGCGCGGCTCGGTGAGTGTGGCCGGCCGATCCAGATCTTCAGCGCGCCCGCCGGGTTCAGCTTCGGCGAGGTGATGGGCGCGGCGACCGCGCGGGCGCGGGGCAGCCTGGTCACCAAGGTCGACGACGACGACGTGTACGGCCCGGAGCACATCTGGGACCTGGTGCTGGCCCGGGAGTACTCGGGCGCGATGCTGGTCGGCAAGGCGGCCGAGTTCGTGGTGCTGCAGATGCTCGGGGTCACGGTCCGCCGGGCCGCGGTGCCGCCGGAGGCGTACGGCGCCCCGGTGGCCGGCGGCACGATGTTGATGGCGCGCGGTGACCTGGAGGCGGTCGGTGGTTGGCGGCCGGTGCCCCGGTCGGTGGACCGTGGCCTGATGGACCGGGTGCTGCGTGCCGGCGGGCTGATCTACCGCACCCATCCGCTCGGCTACCTGTACGAACGGCGGGCGGCCGGGCACACCTGGGACGCCGGTCTCGACTACTTCCTGCGGCGGGGTGGCCAGCAGTGGGACGGGGTACCCCGGCACCCGGAGTTCGGTACGTCGCCGGTCGGACTACCCGAAGTAACCGCTCGGTAATCCATCCGACCTCCTGGTAATCGAGTTGTCACAATATGAACATGGCACGTTTACCCGATGTGCCAGGGCGATGGCGCTCGTCACAGTCATTCGGGGGCCGGCAACCGATGGCTGGGGGAGGTGACGGTGACCACCGTCGCGCTCAAGGATGTATCCAAGGTCTTTGCCGACGGGACCGTCGCCGTCGACAAGGTCAACCTCGACGTCAACGACGGTGAGTTCATGGTGCTCCTCGGCCCGTCCGGCTGCGGCAAGTCGACCGTGCTGCGGATGATCGCCGGGCTGGAGGATCCGAGCAGCGGTGCGGTGCTGCTGGACGGCGAGCTGGCCAACGACATTCCGCCCCGGGACCGCCGGGTCGCGATGGTCTTCCAGGACTTCGCCCTCTACCCGCACATGTCGGTGGGGGACAACATCGCCTTCCCGCTGCGCCTGTCCGGAGTGGAGACGGCGTCCCGGCAGGAGCGGGTGGCGGACGTCGCCAGCGCGTTGGGCATCGGCGACGTACTCGCCCGCAAGCCCAGTCAGCTATCCGGTGGCCAGCGGCAACGGGTGGCGATGGGGCGGGCCATCGTCCGCCGTCCCGGCCTGTTCCTGATGGACGAGCCGCTATCCAACCTGGACAGCGGGCTGCGGGCCGAGCTGCGGGCGGAGATCTCCGGGCTGGTCCGCGAGCTCGGCGTCAGCACCGTCTACGTCACCCACGACCAGGCCGAGGCGCTCACCATGGCCGACCGGGTGGCGATCATGCGCAAGGGCGTGCTGCAGGACGTCGGCACCCCGACCGAGGTGTACGGCCGGCCGGCCACCCTCTACGTCGCCGCGTTCCTCGGCAGCCCTCGGATGAACCTGCTGGAGGCATCGGTCTACGTCCATCTCGACCGCTACGTCGCGCTCAACCTGGGCGAACAGACCCTCTACCTGCCCTGGACCGATCTGCGCGCCCGGGCCGTGTCGCACTACCACGGGGAACGCATCGTGGTCGGCCTGCGGGCCGAGGCCCTGACCCCGGTCGCCCCCGGCAGCCCGGGTGACGTGCTGCAGGGCCGGATCCGGTTCCTCGAACACCACGGCCACGAGTCGCTGGCCTACCTCGACATCGGGGCCACCGCGATCGTGGTCGACGAC is a window from the Solwaraspora sp. WMMD792 genome containing:
- a CDS encoding glycosyltransferase, whose protein sequence is MSGPTTGAARRALVDADSVAALRRLLAEPAAATPTRQLVVRVRRWRPPTAGWSGRLGPVPGLRRHRVRLPRGGGNARLSVDLAEPVPLHDLLTAALAVLAPVRPLPRPASADVAAVGVAPGWLPVDANHSVTGALTTNPEIRGYDVVLAPDAATLAAPSDLVGVAVTAGGTGARVANRQPLVLIDSAVANPVGRGRRYGPTEPTGVLEFLPGDPVPGWQVRPAESVPAPANPAPVGADSPAAGAVPAARGGLAGVPLSGDQLAAIRRFTHLICPDVPAVAPAAEATLLAQLAATGAVLRVPQLPPAVADRLAEPLLAVLHSDLPGVGADPLEWEIRSVRQRSAALRGHAAAFAAGDVTADTFPALAAPPSVSAVLVTRRPEYLPDVVRQLAGQTYPELEIVLCLHGIELTADLRARLGECGRPIQIFSAPAGFSFGEVMGAATARARGSLVTKVDDDDVYGPEHIWDLVLAREYSGAMLVGKAAEFVVLQMLGVTVRRAAVPPEAYGAPVAGGTMLMARGDLEAVGGWRPVPRSVDRGLMDRVLRAGGLIYRTHPLGYLYERRAAGHTWDAGLDYFLRRGGQQWDGVPRHPEFGTSPVGLPEVTAR
- a CDS encoding ABC transporter ATP-binding protein → MTTVALKDVSKVFADGTVAVDKVNLDVNDGEFMVLLGPSGCGKSTVLRMIAGLEDPSSGAVLLDGELANDIPPRDRRVAMVFQDFALYPHMSVGDNIAFPLRLSGVETASRQERVADVASALGIGDVLARKPSQLSGGQRQRVAMGRAIVRRPGLFLMDEPLSNLDSGLRAELRAEISGLVRELGVSTVYVTHDQAEALTMADRVAIMRKGVLQDVGTPTEVYGRPATLYVAAFLGSPRMNLLEASVYVHLDRYVALNLGEQTLYLPWTDLRARAVSHYHGERIVVGLRAEALTPVAPGSPGDVLQGRIRFLEHHGHESLAYLDIGATAIVVDDLAGTAVEPAGAGGRLRRFGGVMQRLTGRSVGRAAVGEQSAESGPDRESVLSDPGRHHRRPAELAVRLAPYPAVTPGHPLAVSVRMDALHFFDERGDRIDVGWR